A stretch of Pirellulales bacterium DNA encodes these proteins:
- a CDS encoding xanthine dehydrogenase family protein subunit M, translated as MQAFEFVRVKDEPAAIAAAAESKRDQQAVSARFVAGGTTLIDLMKLNVERPTHLIDVNRLSLDKIEVMPDGGLKIGATARNSDLAHHAIVERDYTVLSQALLSGASAQLRNMATTAGNLLQRTRCVYFRDTVTPCNKREPGSGCSAISGANRTLAILGASEHCIATNPSDMNVAMTALEATIHVHGLTGRRSIPIDEFFLLPGNTPQRETVLEPGDLVTHVTLPPPVAGAKSSYLKLRDRASYEFALASAAVIIGVASGKIAHARVALGGVGTKPWRSPEAEAALVGQPADAATFKKAADAGLRDARPQTENGFKIELAKRCLMHALKTVTS; from the coding sequence ATGCAAGCTTTTGAATTTGTCCGTGTGAAAGACGAACCGGCGGCCATCGCCGCTGCGGCCGAATCGAAGCGGGATCAACAGGCCGTCAGCGCGCGCTTCGTGGCGGGCGGCACCACACTCATCGACCTGATGAAATTGAACGTCGAACGGCCCACGCATCTGATCGACGTCAATCGCCTATCCTTGGACAAGATCGAAGTCATGCCGGACGGCGGACTCAAGATTGGCGCGACGGCGCGAAATTCGGACTTGGCGCATCACGCCATTGTCGAGCGCGACTATACCGTTTTGTCGCAAGCCCTGCTCTCCGGCGCCTCGGCCCAATTGCGCAACATGGCGACCACGGCCGGCAACCTGCTGCAACGCACGCGCTGCGTTTATTTCCGCGACACGGTCACGCCCTGCAATAAGCGCGAGCCCGGCTCGGGTTGCTCCGCCATCAGCGGCGCCAACCGCACGCTGGCCATTTTAGGCGCGAGCGAACATTGCATCGCCACCAATCCCTCGGACATGAATGTGGCGATGACGGCGCTCGAAGCGACGATCCACGTTCACGGCCTCACAGGTCGGCGGAGCATTCCTATCGACGAATTCTTCCTGCTGCCGGGCAACACGCCGCAGCGCGAGACCGTGCTCGAGCCGGGTGATCTGGTCACGCACGTCACATTGCCGCCGCCGGTCGCCGGCGCCAAGTCGTCGTACCTGAAGCTGCGCGACCGGGCGTCGTACGAATTCGCGCTAGCCTCCGCCGCGGTGATCATCGGCGTGGCGAGCGGAAAAATCGCCCATGCGCGCGTGGCGCTGGGCGGAGTCGGCACGAAGCCCTGGCGCTCGCCGGAAGCCGAAGCGGCGCTGGTCGGCCAGCCGGCCGATGCGGCGACCTTTAAGAAAGCCGCCGACGCCGGGCTGCGCGATGCCAGGCCCCAAACTGAAAACGGCTTCAAGATCGAGTTGGCCAAGCGTTGTCTGATGCATGCGTTGAAGACGGTGACAAGCTAG
- a CDS encoding 2Fe-2S iron-sulfur cluster-binding protein: MADDLFLPEQRGEPSGAGVSRRLFLSTAGTAGIVAAIGAGEFAPSKEAFAKTAAIEGAIPVTLHVNGQQHRLQVDPRTTLLDCLREVLQLTGTKKGCDHGQCGACTVHVNSRRVNSCLSLAVMHEGDQITTIEGLGQPDNLHPMQKAFVECDGYQCGYCTSGQIMSAVALLKEPCGPDDADIKESMAGNICRCGAYPNIVAAIQQVRRAK, encoded by the coding sequence ATGGCTGACGATTTGTTCTTGCCCGAGCAACGCGGGGAACCGAGCGGTGCGGGGGTCAGCCGTCGGCTATTTCTCTCGACTGCCGGCACCGCCGGAATCGTCGCCGCCATTGGCGCGGGCGAATTCGCGCCGTCAAAGGAAGCTTTCGCGAAGACGGCCGCGATCGAAGGCGCCATTCCCGTCACACTCCACGTCAACGGCCAGCAGCATCGCTTGCAAGTCGATCCGCGAACGACGCTCCTGGATTGCCTTCGCGAAGTTCTGCAACTGACCGGCACGAAAAAAGGCTGCGATCATGGCCAATGTGGCGCTTGCACGGTCCATGTGAATTCCCGGCGAGTCAATTCCTGCTTGAGCCTGGCCGTGATGCACGAAGGCGACCAAATCACGACCATCGAAGGCCTTGGCCAGCCGGACAACCTGCATCCCATGCAGAAGGCCTTCGTCGAATGCGATGGATACCAGTGCGGCTACTGCACGTCGGGGCAAATCATGTCGGCGGTCGCATTGCTCAAAGAGCCCTGCGGGCCCGACGATGCCGATATCAAAGAATCGATGGCGGGCAATATTTGTCGCTGCGGCGCTTATCCGAATATCGTGGCTGCCATTCAACAGGTGCGTCGGGCCAAATAG